Proteins encoded in a region of the Spiroplasma endosymbiont of Amphimallon solstitiale genome:
- a CDS encoding ATP-binding cassette domain-containing protein has protein sequence MALIGMNGVGKTTLLNIINGTVSADHINLNIHPKIKIGYLDQHQEVNLELTVLQYLRESYQKLFEREQQMENLYAEMANNYSEELLTKAMKIQDELTHQGFDTISKKIGRLVNGLGINLQLLEQTLGSLSGGQRAKVLLAKLLLNEDDFLLLDEPTNFLDIEQINWLAKFLQNYPSAFLLVSHDRNFINTTCNIIFDIDNYMITRYVGNFESFLEQKSLHHRQYESAYSNQKKLIEKLETYISKMQHVLQLLKVLNQEENNYLKLMF, from the coding sequence GTGGCATTAATTGGTATGAATGGTGTTGGTAAAACAACGTTATTAAATATTATTAATGGAACAGTATCTGCAGATCATATTAATTTAAATATTCATCCTAAAATTAAAATTGGGTATTTGGATCAACATCAAGAGGTTAATTTAGAATTAACAGTTTTACAATATTTGCGTGAAAGTTATCAAAAACTTTTTGAACGTGAACAACAAATGGAAAACTTATATGCAGAAATGGCTAATAATTATAGTGAAGAGTTATTAACGAAAGCAATGAAAATTCAAGATGAATTGACACACCAAGGATTTGATACTATTAGTAAAAAAATTGGTCGTTTAGTTAATGGATTGGGTATTAATTTACAACTTTTAGAACAAACTTTAGGTAGTTTAAGTGGTGGTCAAAGAGCAAAAGTGTTATTAGCAAAATTATTATTAAATGAAGATGATTTTTTATTACTTGATGAACCAACTAATTTTTTGGATATTGAACAAATTAATTGATTAGCTAAATTTTTACAAAATTACCCTAGTGCATTTTTATTGGTGTCACATGATCGTAATTTTATTAATACAACATGTAATATTATTTTCGATATTGATAATTATATGATTACTCGTTATGTTGGTAATTTTGAAAGTTTTTTAGAACAAAAAAGTTTACATCATCGTCAATATGAATCAGCATATTCAAATCAAAAGAAATTAATTGAAAAATTAGAAACTTATATTAGTAAAATGCAGCACGTGCTTCAACTGCTAAAAGTGCTGAATCAAGAAGAAAACAATTATCTAAAATTAATGTTTTAG
- a CDS encoding ATP-binding cassette domain-containing protein: protein MQTLAGNIPALAGNINLDDRMQVAYFHQTEVMTSTTPFNYLKELDIKLNDVEIRRILASFGLRSNLVMKPMNLLSGGEQTKVRLAALALKPYNLLILDEPTNHIDVLAKESLLKALQEFEGTVLLITHDTNFNNSWVDGVLDFEKLTN from the coding sequence TTGCAAACGTTAGCTGGTAATATTCCAGCACTTGCTGGAAATATTAATTTAGATGATCGAATGCAAGTAGCGTATTTTCATCAAACTGAAGTAATGACTAGTACTACTCCATTTAATTATTTAAAAGAGTTAGATATTAAATTAAATGATGTTGAGATTAGAAGAATTTTAGCAAGTTTTGGTTTGCGTAGTAATTTAGTAATGAAACCAATGAACTTACTTTCTGGTGGTGAACAAACTAAGGTTAGATTAGCAGCATTGGCATTAAAACCTTACAACTTATTAATTTTAGATGAACCAACTAATCATATTGATGTTTTAGCTAAAGAGTCTTTATTAAAAGCATTGCAAGAATTTGAAGGCACTGTATTATTGATAACTCATGATACTAATTTTAATAATAGTTGAGTTGATGGGGTTTTAGATTTTGAAAAATTAACAAATTAG
- a CDS encoding ABC transporter permease: MVSTNKKAKKSLFKNALLLKQTLVATWKSKLQLVILLLLTAFATSLVTGSWISYVRMIEGSNQLGLNDLKFDTVLPYSPVSQGIKQIANQAFSLKLGRFYVQNGTDSKSTKALYFDDTKIGTDQEILPITKDNLTIDYTRDNTGNITGFNDIRWTNPDNPLVFNLNNNNVKASIYGQLLLKSKNAANENLKNHFKTAADDLYRAVFLKKTAPNILQSINTFIKEWITKHSTDPILKETDNDKVTTWILENKINFRSSSNDATIPDSVNLQDQTERNELFIKVVKETEPDPRLDNDYGMNGQWMRIYRNFSATESDSNIYTNFISTSIGYHSPFNYNMISDGTERDAFSSYLIRAVAALQMRDLYVRNQFTASAGVINNTQINTKIIDIGLPNALNHTNLKVFEGVAPTSKNEIVITPQYARKNKSNKAYKPGDHININGTDFIVSGIGGDAYDIYPTISDLDPIPNTRTEFIAYVTPSAWNDGDWYKTADKTDNTLMYFTKWNNVPKNSIHEFDVDLFNDFFQKTIFSDNGVSDLNQYDYNKYLVEKYGNTDPTPQSSSTYLINPNPVVTSSNSQFSLYNSKEKIFNSAIIGFLFAAIAGVLFLLTVVIFITTLIVKKAIQHGQVSMGILKSIGYKTWQITISYLAYPLLTLLIAIPIGWIVGLVIQVYLTEIFNTLFVLPYNVFNFDVVPLFISIVLIIGFITIVTLLTAFRLLKRDPLFLIKKDSDLALGVPKSRASKFLQNNFRLRFLLSLSKTSWKKILVTSGVITLASLSIVATTLVPATINSLKVNYFKTQKYKNYYEYQTPMPNMPMSKYGLYSWDFFNRPNGEKYYPTYGAMPWPEDKIVYDEKKARVGWYNPLLFKKEKLTNNFADIFTFDSSFPESERAEFIKKMSSYYQEQSTGTLDLNDLVWSYSWLGGKAFSNQLITDLSKEDNTPSKIFSYNIVNFASGQLPNILQVPNPIVPPGPEAIKEILKQVLPGFVRQSIDSLPRPNIKEDPYDYFSIGHNTIAFNPKTTNNGDINGPDEELVTQFKVGVDESTKIAKKELMDVIGINPNTAMLVLKNDEVKALKYNANANAIPMVINRTFQSKFGLDVGSQFSGVPQVNTLCYKNIDGKSVPLPKENWYYGETPPTDSYTTNGGIWSKSGTKWNYRGDQKIKLSDNSKEYSDIHGTRYNGMYDEKGQPIINNEPSTWNNVNDIWLKLPSDISGSAKSGKIPTADNAKTIDFDLTRISDSTGKWIRPFSYDLVKPYNGFDPKDPLSILLNRPAEWFMGMVNNNILTKENNINADSLQADIKNNMPTWWKNITGNDNPLHTYQVVGIQDSYDTPKAYVDQKWANEIMGYSYIDDNPYYSGTDVFQWFNGKLSANANVFDLIGRMSFKSNLDDYTIYATTSLSGNQNILMVKKNYLLSRQQAMLTKMSDIAFSASALFIVTTIICSILIVIMITDLFTDQFRRFMAHMKAEGYTNWEINSFTLGIFTPWALLGYIVGFGLGFLAIYGLISILTSFVGVALPFTITWWILPVSFTIIGGIYISTFIINNYELNKMNLIELLKSDE, encoded by the coding sequence ATGGTGTCTACTAATAAAAAAGCAAAAAAAAGTTTATTTAAGAATGCGTTACTATTAAAACAGACTTTAGTTGCTACATGAAAAAGTAAATTACAATTAGTTATTTTATTATTACTTACTGCTTTTGCAACTTCGTTGGTTACTGGAAGTTGAATATCGTACGTTAGAATGATTGAAGGAAGCAATCAATTAGGATTAAATGATCTTAAGTTTGATACTGTTTTACCTTATTCACCAGTGTCACAAGGTATTAAACAAATTGCTAATCAAGCTTTTAGTTTAAAATTAGGTCGATTTTATGTTCAAAATGGAACTGATAGTAAAAGCACTAAAGCGCTTTATTTTGATGATACAAAAATAGGCACAGATCAAGAAATCCTACCAATCACTAAAGATAACTTAACTATTGATTATACTCGTGATAATACAGGTAATATTACTGGGTTTAATGATATAAGATGAACAAATCCGGATAATCCTTTAGTTTTTAATTTGAATAATAATAATGTTAAAGCAAGCATCTATGGTCAATTATTATTAAAGTCAAAAAATGCTGCTAATGAGAATTTAAAAAATCATTTTAAAACAGCAGCAGATGATTTATATCGTGCTGTTTTTTTAAAAAAAACAGCACCCAATATTCTTCAATCTATTAATACTTTTATTAAGGAATGGATTACAAAACATTCAACAGATCCGATATTAAAGGAGACTGATAATGATAAAGTTACCACTTGAATTTTAGAAAATAAAATAAATTTTAGATCTTCTTCTAATGATGCTACTATTCCTGATAGTGTTAATTTACAAGATCAAACAGAAAGAAATGAACTTTTTATTAAAGTAGTTAAGGAAACTGAACCTGATCCAAGATTAGATAATGATTATGGTATGAATGGTCAATGAATGAGAATTTATCGTAATTTTTCTGCAACAGAATCAGATAGTAACATTTATACTAATTTTATTAGTACTTCTATTGGTTATCATTCACCTTTTAACTATAATATGATTAGTGATGGCACTGAAAGAGACGCTTTTTCTTCATATTTAATTCGTGCGGTTGCAGCATTACAAATGCGTGATTTATATGTTCGTAATCAATTTACTGCCAGTGCTGGAGTAATTAATAATACTCAAATTAATACTAAAATTATTGATATTGGTTTACCTAATGCTTTAAATCATACTAATCTAAAAGTATTTGAAGGTGTTGCACCAACAAGTAAAAATGAAATAGTTATTACGCCACAATATGCAAGAAAAAATAAAAGTAATAAAGCGTATAAACCAGGCGATCATATTAATATTAATGGTACTGACTTTATTGTTAGTGGTATTGGTGGTGATGCTTATGATATTTATCCAACAATTAGTGACTTAGATCCAATTCCCAATACAAGAACTGAATTTATTGCTTATGTTACACCTTCAGCATGAAATGATGGAGATTGATATAAGACAGCAGATAAAACTGATAATACTTTAATGTATTTTACAAAATGAAATAATGTTCCTAAAAATAGTATTCATGAATTTGATGTTGATTTATTTAATGATTTTTTTCAAAAAACAATATTTAGTGATAATGGTGTTAGTGATTTAAATCAATATGATTATAATAAGTATTTAGTTGAGAAATATGGTAATACAGATCCAACACCACAATCATCTTCTACATACCTTATTAATCCAAATCCTGTAGTTACAAGTAGTAATAGTCAGTTTTCGCTTTATAATAGTAAAGAAAAGATATTTAATTCAGCAATAATTGGATTTTTATTTGCAGCAATAGCAGGAGTATTATTTTTACTAACGGTTGTTATTTTTATTACCACTTTAATTGTTAAAAAAGCAATCCAACATGGACAAGTTTCAATGGGTATTTTAAAATCAATAGGTTATAAAACATGACAAATTACGATTTCTTATTTGGCATATCCATTATTAACACTATTAATTGCAATTCCAATTGGCTGAATTGTTGGTCTTGTAATTCAGGTATATTTAACTGAGATTTTTAATACTTTATTTGTTTTACCATATAATGTTTTTAACTTTGATGTTGTTCCGTTATTTATTTCAATTGTTTTAATTATTGGTTTTATTACAATTGTTACTTTATTAACTGCCTTTCGTCTTTTAAAACGTGATCCTCTATTTTTAATTAAAAAAGATAGTGATTTGGCTTTAGGTGTTCCTAAAAGTAGAGCTAGCAAGTTTTTACAAAATAATTTTCGTCTTCGTTTTTTATTATCATTATCAAAAACTAGTTGAAAAAAAATTTTAGTTACTTCAGGAGTTATTACTTTAGCTTCACTTTCAATTGTAGCAACAACACTAGTTCCTGCCACTATTAATAGTTTAAAAGTTAATTATTTCAAAACTCAAAAATATAAAAATTATTATGAGTATCAAACACCAATGCCGAATATGCCAATGAGTAAATATGGATTATATTCATGAGATTTTTTTAATCGACCAAACGGTGAGAAATATTATCCAACTTATGGTGCTATGCCTTGACCTGAAGATAAAATTGTTTATGATGAGAAAAAGGCACGTGTTGGATGGTATAATCCATTATTGTTTAAAAAAGAAAAATTAACTAATAATTTTGCTGATATTTTTACTTTTGATTCATCTTTTCCTGAATCTGAAAGAGCAGAGTTTATAAAAAAAATGTCCTCTTATTATCAAGAACAATCAACAGGGACATTAGATCTTAATGATTTAGTTTGATCATATAGTTGATTAGGTGGCAAAGCTTTTAGTAATCAGTTAATAACTGATTTAAGTAAAGAAGATAATACACCATCAAAAATATTTTCATATAATATTGTTAATTTTGCAAGTGGCCAATTACCTAATATTTTGCAAGTTCCCAATCCTATAGTGCCACCTGGTCCAGAGGCAATTAAAGAAATTTTAAAGCAAGTATTACCAGGCTTTGTTCGTCAGAGTATTGATAGTTTGCCAAGACCTAATATTAAAGAAGATCCTTATGATTATTTTAGTATTGGTCATAATACTATTGCTTTTAATCCAAAAACTACTAATAATGGTGATATTAATGGACCAGATGAAGAATTAGTAACACAGTTTAAAGTTGGTGTTGATGAAAGTACAAAAATTGCTAAAAAAGAACTAATGGATGTTATTGGTATTAATCCCAATACTGCGATGTTAGTATTAAAAAATGATGAAGTTAAAGCTTTAAAATATAATGCTAATGCTAATGCTATTCCAATGGTTATCAATCGTACTTTTCAATCTAAATTTGGATTAGATGTTGGTTCACAATTTAGTGGTGTACCACAAGTTAATACTCTATGTTATAAAAATATTGATGGTAAAAGTGTTCCTTTACCAAAAGAAAATTGATATTACGGTGAAACACCACCAACAGATTCTTATACTACAAATGGTGGCATCTGATCAAAAAGTGGAACAAAATGAAATTATCGTGGTGATCAAAAAATAAAATTATCTGATAATAGTAAAGAATATAGTGATATCCATGGTACTAGGTATAATGGTATGTATGATGAAAAAGGACAACCAATTATAAATAATGAACCTAGTACTTGAAATAATGTTAATGATATTTGATTAAAATTGCCTTCTGATATTAGTGGTAGTGCTAAAAGTGGTAAAATTCCAACAGCTGATAATGCTAAAACTATTGATTTTGATTTAACACGTATTTCCGATTCAACAGGTAAATGAATTAGACCTTTTTCATATGATTTGGTAAAGCCATATAATGGATTTGATCCTAAAGATCCATTAAGTATTTTATTAAACCGCCCAGCAGAATGATTTATGGGAATGGTTAATAATAATATTTTAACTAAAGAAAATAATATTAATGCGGATAGTTTACAAGCAGATATTAAAAATAACATGCCAACATGATGAAAAAATATTACGGGTAATGATAATCCACTTCATACATATCAAGTTGTGGGAATTCAAGATTCTTATGATACTCCTAAAGCCTATGTTGATCAAAAATGAGCTAATGAAATTATGGGTTATAGTTATATTGATGATAATCCTTATTATTCAGGAACGGATGTATTTCAATGATTTAATGGTAAGTTAAGTGCTAATGCTAATGTTTTTGATTTAATTGGAAGAATGAGTTTTAAATCAAATTTAGATGATTATACTATTTATGCAACCACTAGTTTAAGTGGTAATCAAAATATATTAATGGTCAAAAAAAATTATTTATTATCAAGACAACAAGCAATGCTTACTAAAATGTCAGATATTGCTTTCAGTGCTAGTGCTTTATTTATTGTGACAACGATTATTTGTTCAATATTAATTGTTATTATGATTACTGATTTATTTACCGATCAATTTCGTCGTTTTATGGCTCATATGAAAGCAGAAGGATATACTAATTGAGAAATTAATTCTTTTACTTTAGGTATTTTTACACCTTGAGCATTACTTGGTTATATTGTAGGGTTTGGCCTAGGTTTCCTTGCTATTTATGGTTTAATTTCTATTCTTACTAGTTTTGTTGGTGTGGCTTTACCATTTACAATAACATGATGAATATTACCAGTAAGTTTTACCATAATTGGTGGTATATATATATCAACATTTATTATCAATAATTATGAATTAAATAAAATGAATTTAATTGAATTATTAAAATCTGATGAATAA
- a CDS encoding IS5 family transposase (programmed frameshift) → MHKNYPSHVTKEQFENIKSILENSKKKTKPRSLDLYEVFCAILYVLKSGCQWRMLPKNFPKWQTVYYYFQIWSKNNGKEPSVLQLILKKLVKKIRINNNRKEQTSFCIIDSQSVKNTDTTENKGYDAGKKISGIKRHIVVDSQGLPHAIYITTAEKTDRNSAIIMIENEKENLSAVQKIIVDAGYTGEKFASEIKTIINANVEVIKRNELHTFVVLPKRWIVERSFAWLEKYRRLWKNCERKLNTSLQMVVLSFISVLLKRF, encoded by the exons ATGCATAAAAATTATCCAAGTCATGTCACCAAAGAACAATTTGAGAACATAAAATCAATTTTAGAAAATAGCAAAAAGAAAACAAAACCAAGAAGTTTAGATTTATATGAAGTATTTTGTGCAATTTTATATGTATTAAAAAGTGGTTGTCAATGAAGAATGCTACCAAAAAATTTTCCAAAATGACAAACTGTATATTATTATTTTCAAATTTGAAGTAAAAATAATGGTAAAGAACCTAGTGTATTGCAATTAATTTTA AAAAAATTAGTTAAAAAAATTCGTATCAATAATAATCGCAAAGAACAAACTAGTTTTTGTATAATTGATTCGCAAAGTGTTAAAAATACAGATACTACCGAAAATAAAGGTTATGATGCTGGTAAAAAGATTTCAGGCATAAAACGTCATATTGTTGTTGATTCTCAAGGTTTACCACATGCAATTTACATAACCACAGCAGAAAAAACAGATCGTAATAGCGCTATAATAATGATTGAAAATGAAAAAGAAAATCTTTCTGCAGTTCAAAAAATAATAGTAGATGCTGGTTATACTGGTGAAAAATTTGCTTCTGAAATCAAAACAATCATAAATGCAAATGTTGAAGTGATAAAACGTAATGAATTACATACTTTTGTAGTATTACCAAAAAGATGAATTGTAGAACGAAGCTTTGCTTGATTAGAAAAATACAGAAGATTATGAAAAAATTGTGAAAGAAAACTAAATACTAGTTTACAAATGGTTGTTCTTTCATTTATTTCAGTTTTATTAAAAAGATTCTAA
- a CDS encoding ankyrin repeat domain-containing protein — protein MKDNSGNTPLHYACFHNFLETADLLIEYGANINAKNNKDNTPLHYAIMGNADLKCINLLIDKGANFIEKDKMGNDSLSFAKDFLKDKKVSEFFLKKWKN, from the coding sequence TTAAAAGATAATTCTGGTAATACTCCTTTACATTATGCATGTTTTCATAATTTTTTAGAAACTGCAGATCTATTAATTGAATATGGCGCTAATATAAATGCCAAAAATAATAAAGATAATACTCCTTTACATTATGCTATAATGGGTAATGCTGATTTAAAATGTATTAACTTATTAATTGATAAAGGTGCTAATTTTATTGAGAAAGATAAAATGGGTAATGATAGTTTATCTTTTGCCAAAGATTTTTTAAAAGATAAGAAAGTTTCTGAATTTTTTTTAAAAAAATGAAAAAATTAA
- the ftsY gene encoding signal recognition particle-docking protein FtsY: MAFFKNLKTKLFGQKTTKYDQGLKKSRTLFASKIKALAARYHQLDEQYFEELTEVLILADVGYKMAETITDEIRHEAKIQKLTKPKDINDIIIDKMFIIYTDGQLVSTRLNFSSNNISLFLVVGVNGNGKTTSAAKLAAKLKTQGKKPILVAADTFRAGAVEQLQIWAERIGIPCYLGTPKQDPASVVYAGIEAAKSEGCDVIIVDTAGRLENKVNLMQELKKINKIITQKLGHEANETLLVIDGTTGQNGINQAQEFMKIVSLTGIILTKMDGTAKGGIILAIKEELDIPVKLMGFGEGINDLEEFDLDKYIFSLTSDLFVEYENE, from the coding sequence ATGGCATTTTTTAAAAATTTAAAGACAAAATTATTTGGTCAAAAGACAACTAAATATGATCAGGGCCTTAAAAAGTCAAGAACATTATTTGCATCTAAAATTAAAGCATTAGCAGCGCGTTATCATCAACTTGATGAACAATATTTTGAAGAATTAACTGAAGTATTAATTTTAGCAGATGTTGGATACAAAATGGCAGAAACTATTACTGATGAAATTCGTCATGAAGCCAAAATCCAAAAATTAACAAAACCAAAAGATATTAATGATATTATTATTGATAAAATGTTTATTATTTATACTGATGGTCAGTTAGTTTCTACAAGATTAAATTTTAGTAGTAATAATATTTCGTTATTTTTAGTTGTTGGTGTTAATGGTAATGGTAAGACAACATCAGCAGCTAAATTAGCAGCTAAATTAAAGACACAAGGTAAAAAACCAATTCTAGTTGCTGCTGATACTTTTCGTGCTGGTGCAGTTGAACAATTGCAAATTTGAGCAGAAAGAATTGGTATTCCTTGTTATTTAGGAACACCAAAGCAAGATCCAGCTAGTGTTGTTTATGCTGGAATTGAAGCAGCTAAATCTGAAGGTTGTGATGTTATTATTGTTGATACAGCAGGGAGATTAGAAAATAAAGTTAATTTGATGCAGGAGTTAAAAAAGATTAATAAAATTATTACTCAGAAATTAGGGCATGAAGCTAATGAAACATTGTTAGTAATTGATGGTACAACTGGACAAAATGGTATTAATCAAGCGCAAGAATTTATGAAAATTGTTTCTTTGACTGGCATTATTTTAACAAAAATGGATGGCACTGCTAAAGGTGGCATTATTCTTGCTATTAAGGAAGAATTAGATATTCCTGTTAAATTAATGGGTTTTGGTGAAGGTATTAATGACTTGGAAGAGTTTGATTTAGATAAGTATATTTTTAGTTTAACAAGTGATTTGTTTGTGGAGTATGAAAATGAATAG
- the ylxM gene encoding YlxM family DNA-binding protein yields MNSLEKQVLYYSLFAFYNTLLTAKQKQYFTNYFIENLSLQEIADLQKVSRTAVHDSLQKVIILLNKYESKLHLYEKYKQRQVIYEKYTEKFNFIKVLQEIDKIE; encoded by the coding sequence ATGAATAGTTTAGAAAAACAAGTTTTATATTATAGTTTATTTGCTTTTTATAATACATTATTAACAGCAAAACAAAAACAATATTTTACAAATTACTTTATTGAGAATTTATCTTTACAAGAAATCGCTGATTTACAAAAAGTATCACGAACGGCTGTTCATGATAGTCTACAAAAAGTTATTATTTTATTAAATAAATATGAAAGTAAGTTGCATCTTTATGAAAAATATAAACAACGACAAGTAATATATGAAAAATATACGGAAAAGTTTAATTTTATTAAAGTTTTACAAGAAATTGATAAAATAGAATAA
- a CDS encoding TIGR00282 family metallophosphoesterase: MKILIIGDIYSIVGRQMVKYWIPKIKKEYENQFKIDLVVANGENTTHGKSLCKKHYDELKNAGIDIITTGNHIFGHPDVAKYINTTPDLLRPLNYNPYHPGNGTILVKVGNKKVRVTNLIGRTFMDKSDNPYFALEQLITIDKQNSEEKSDIHIIDFHAEATAEKLSFAWNFDGQVTCVVGTHTHVQTADNRLLPKGTAFISDVGMTGPFYSIIGAKAEEVIIRDKKSMPAKFSPADGEGQFSAVLLTINDETNKAQKIKRIFIHPQAPNFKIYE; this comes from the coding sequence ATGAAAATTTTAATAATTGGTGATATTTACAGTATTGTTGGTAGACAAATGGTTAAATATTGAATTCCTAAAATAAAAAAGGAATATGAAAATCAATTTAAGATTGATTTAGTAGTTGCGAATGGTGAAAATACTACTCATGGTAAATCATTATGTAAAAAACACTATGATGAATTAAAAAATGCTGGTATTGATATTATTACTACCGGTAATCATATTTTTGGTCATCCTGATGTTGCTAAGTATATTAATACAACTCCCGATTTATTGCGTCCTTTAAATTATAATCCTTATCATCCAGGTAATGGTACAATTTTAGTTAAAGTTGGTAATAAAAAAGTGCGTGTAACAAACTTAATTGGTCGTACTTTCATGGATAAATCTGATAATCCTTATTTTGCTCTTGAACAACTTATTACGATTGATAAACAAAATAGTGAAGAAAAAAGTGACATTCATATTATTGATTTTCATGCTGAAGCAACAGCGGAAAAGTTATCTTTTGCTTGAAATTTTGATGGTCAAGTTACTTGTGTGGTAGGAACTCATACTCATGTTCAAACAGCAGATAATCGTTTATTACCAAAAGGTACTGCTTTTATTAGTGATGTTGGAATGACAGGTCCGTTTTATTCTATTATTGGTGCTAAAGCTGAAGAAGTTATTATTCGTGATAAAAAAAGTATGCCGGCAAAATTTAGTCCAGCTGATGGTGAAGGTCAATTTTCAGCTGTTTTATTAACTATTAATGATGAGACAAATAAAGCACAAAAAATTAAACGTATTTTTATTCATCCACAAGCACCTAATTTTAAAATTTACGAATAA
- a CDS encoding alpha/beta fold hydrolase, protein MIWNNANFFTDKNGLYSILIGISILIILIILRILLMAKIKDNVHVQQAAEIREKVIILRDGYEVKLFKQMVDKSTVIIIGAHGLQGQKDDFKLLSYFCKKSQLSLITYDRRGNGKNGQDWKFKSLGTDINDLKDIISAVKSKYPNQKIIVFGESLGAAIASHAVKNNSQVSALITSNLVTKKNLYQFSLSFIICFCFAFIFNSNIQMPIYVENQDISSNNAHITNINQRYSNRQNWSLRFLLQFKKINKKSIMEISNSKLPTLILQSADDVFSDFHQLKINKKYWKKHHSYVFIFDGKHALINEPNIKDIFDNEIMPWITKNILLEKG, encoded by the coding sequence ATGATATGAAATAATGCTAATTTTTTTACTGATAAAAATGGTTTATATTCGATTTTAATTGGGATTAGTATATTAATTATTTTAATAATTTTAAGAATTTTATTAATGGCAAAAATTAAAGACAATGTTCATGTACAACAAGCTGCTGAAATACGAGAAAAGGTAATTATTTTACGTGATGGTTATGAAGTAAAATTATTTAAGCAAATGGTTGATAAAAGTACAGTCATTATTATTGGTGCTCATGGCTTGCAAGGTCAAAAAGATGATTTTAAATTATTAAGTTATTTTTGTAAAAAATCACAACTATCTTTGATTACTTATGATCGAAGAGGTAATGGTAAAAATGGACAAGATTGAAAATTTAAATCATTAGGTACTGATATTAATGATTTAAAAGATATAATAAGTGCAGTAAAATCTAAATATCCTAATCAAAAAATTATTGTTTTTGGTGAATCATTAGGCGCAGCTATTGCTAGTCATGCTGTTAAAAATAATTCACAAGTATCAGCATTAATTACTAGTAATTTAGTAACTAAAAAAAATCTTTATCAATTTTCATTAAGTTTTATTATTTGTTTTTGTTTTGCTTTTATTTTTAATTCTAATATTCAAATGCCAATCTATGTTGAAAATCAAGATATTTCTAGTAATAATGCTCATATTACTAATATAAATCAAAGATATAGTAATCGTCAAAATTGATCATTACGTTTTTTACTACAATTTAAAAAAATTAATAAAAAAAGTATAATGGAAATTAGTAATTCAAAACTTCCAACGTTAATCTTGCAAAGTGCTGATGATGTATTTAGTGATTTTCATCAACTTAAAATTAATAAAAAATATTGGAAGAAACATCATAGTTATGTTTTTATTTTTGATGGTAAACATGCTTTAATTAATGAACCTAATATTAAAGATATATTTGATAATGAAATTATGCCATGAATTACAAAAAATATTTTACTTGAGAAAGGTTAA